A section of the Bombus huntii isolate Logan2020A chromosome 5, iyBomHunt1.1, whole genome shotgun sequence genome encodes:
- the LOC126866038 gene encoding integrator complex subunit 15, with product MAGNDIKQNLRKLDFPYCSREALCRIEILCSRPGKQMDLQLDLISEFVFGEIEKRKKRNLTTAIQELQLIEVLSDFFQSPGGSAAVRNAVFLSLFPADSPRYKILGNLVSLAIATQNKAVLNATGIWMQQLGSTSPQSVGLARHVLNDYFVLTPKSIDKLKQLPVLAPHFTANLLTAIGEVYEDKYPPAELLRLVGEWIDENPSLLLTPLMDNPALPTGGIPMTPITPIAGLFRWCILSPVRSVGTENTEYSEEQKKLYSKIQQLLMDSVLRLKNSGNNKHAISAQHFAATTRTLTTSLQSQTNINSISRELAMERLAQAVSAAMSANCIYGNKQELLALLQPLSYQHFLIEWTLQTYASKAA from the exons ATGGCAGGCAatgatataaaacaaaatttgcGAAAATTAGATTTTCCTTACTGCTCTAGAGAAGCATTATGCAGAATCG aaatactATGCAGCAGACCTGGAAAACAAATGGATCTACAACTAGATTTAATATCGGAATTTGTATTCGGAGAAATAGAGAAACGGAAAAAGCGCAACCTGACGACAGCGATACAAGAGTTGCAATTAATAGAAGTTCTGAGCGATTTTTTTCAAAGTCCTGGAGGAAGTGCCGCTGTACGCAACGCAGTATTTTTATCCCTTTTCCCTGCAGATAGTCCTAGATACAAAATCTTAGGCAATTTAGTATCTTTAGCCATTGCCACTCAAAATAAAGCAGTCTTAAATGCGACTGGAATTTGGATGCAGCAATTAGGCTCTACTTCACCACAGAGCGTAGGATTGGCAAGGCACGTACTTAATGACTATTTTGTCCTTACTCCAAAATCTATTGATAAATTGAAGCAGCTTCCTGTTCTTGCACCACATTTCACTGCCAACTTACTAACGGCAATAGGTGAAGTCTATGAGGACAAATATCCACCTGCAGAACTGCTCAGGTTGGTAGGAGAATGGATAGATGAAAATCCAAGTCTCTTATTGACTCCTTTGATGGATAATCCTGCTTTACCAACCGGTGGCATTCCAATGACACCAATAACTCCAATAGCAGGTTTATTCAG GTGGTGTATTTTATCACCTGTACGTTCAGTTGGTacagaaaatacagaatattcTGAGGAGCAGAAGAAATTGTATTCTAAAATTCAACAACTACTTATGGACTCGGTATTACGATTAAAAAATAGCGGAAATAATAAACATGCTATATCCGCACAGCATTTTGCTGCTACCACTCGAACTTTAACAACTAGTTTACAATCtcaaacaaatattaattctatttcgCGTGAGTTAGCTATGGAACGCCTTGCACAAGCTGTTAGTGCAGCTATGTCTGCAAAttgtatttatggaaacaaaC AAGAGTTACTGGCTTTGTTACAGCCTTTATCATATCAACACTTCTTAATTGAATGGACTTTACAGACATATGCATCTAAAGCTGCTTAA